The segment GATCGTAACCGATTCGGATTTATCCGGTGCTTCTTGTGGACTGACGCCCATTCCGAAATCAACGAGTTCAACCCCGTTAACGTCTAGCTCCTCGAGCTGGCCCGCTTCATAGCTGATGTGCAACACATTTTCGTCGCTACTGTAGGGTTTTGACGTGGATGCTTTAACGGGGATGTTTTTCTCAGCACAGTAGGCGATCAATTCGGTCCGTCCAGGAAATGCGTCACGAAATTCCTTGATCCGCCAAGGAGCAATCGTTTCGACGCTCGGGTCGAGGGCTTCGGCGGCGAGTTGGAATCGGCATTGGTCGTTTCCTTTACCCGTTGCTCCGTGAGCGTAAGCGGTCGCTCCGACTTCACGAGCGACTTCGAGGCAAACCTTGCTGATCAGCGGGCGGGCAATCGAGGTGCCGAGCAGGTAGATTTGCTCGTACTTGGCCTGCCAAGCCAAAACGGGGAAAGCAAAGTCGCGGCACAGTTCTTCGCGAACGTCGATGAGACGAGCGGATTTCGCTCCGCAGTCGCGAGCCTTTTTCATAGTCGCTTCGCGATCTTCGCCCGGTTGCCCGAGATCGACGTAGACCGCATGCACCTCATAACCCTTGTCTTGAAGCCATCCAAGAATGACCGAAGTATCCAATCCACCCGAATAGGCAAGTACACAGCTTTTCATAACGACGCCAACTACCAACAA is part of the Novipirellula aureliae genome and harbors:
- a CDS encoding argininosuccinate synthase, with the translated sequence MKSCVLAYSGGLDTSVILGWLQDKGYEVHAVYVDLGQPGEDREATMKKARDCGAKSARLIDVREELCRDFAFPVLAWQAKYEQIYLLGTSIARPLISKVCLEVAREVGATAYAHGATGKGNDQCRFQLAAEALDPSVETIAPWRIKEFRDAFPGRTELIAYCAEKNIPVKASTSKPYSSDENVLHISYEAGQLEELDVNGVELVDFGMGVSPQEAPDKSESVTIGIESGVPVKLNGKSVNALEMVESLNEIAGRNGIGRIDMVENRFVGMKSRGVYESPGMTVLYDAVMYVEQLTMDRDLMHLRDRLAPEVAEMVYYGFWYTPKMDALMAFIQEAQKPVTGEVTLKLYKGNISVESRTSPNSLYDAEIATMEGGGSYNQDDAEGFLRIQGLPSRVQASVRPRTY